In Leisingera sp. NJS204, the following are encoded in one genomic region:
- the ade gene encoding adenine deaminase — MSENIFPSWPDSAPQLIDVAAGRAPADTVIRQGIWVNVHTREQLPGHDIAIKAGRIAYVGPDASYCTGPETQIIEAHGRYMIPGLCDAHMHIESGMLTPAEFARAVIPHGTTSMFTDPHEIANVLGLDGVRYMHDEALMQPVSIFTQMPSCAPSAPGLETTGYEISAEDVAEAMNWPGIIGLGEMMNFPGVANADPKMLAEIAATQRAGKTVGGHYASPDLGPDFAAYVAGGPADDHEGTCEADAIARVRQGMRSMMRLGSAWYDVESQITAVTEKGLDPRNFILCTDDCHSGTLVNDGHMNRVVRHAIACGCDPVVALQMATINTATHFGLEREIGSITPGRRADVILTSDLRELPIELVVARGQIVAESGTIKVECPHYTWPASARGTVHLGHELTAKDFELTAPEGANAVTANVIGVVENQAPTKALQAELPVVDGLVEGAGDVCQIALVERHRATGGVTNAFVSGFGYTGKMAMASTVAHDSHHMIVVGTDRNEMALAANRLSQVGGGITLYKNGKELALVELPIAGLMSDSPATEVAAKAQVMMEAMEACGCSLNNAYMQHSLLALVVIPELRISDLGLVDVRTFQKIPVIEPAQ; from the coding sequence ATGTCAGAAAACATTTTTCCTAGCTGGCCCGACTCCGCCCCTCAATTGATCGACGTCGCAGCCGGCCGCGCGCCGGCGGATACAGTGATCCGGCAGGGTATCTGGGTCAATGTCCACACCCGCGAGCAGCTGCCCGGCCATGATATTGCGATCAAGGCCGGCCGCATTGCTTATGTCGGACCGGATGCCTCTTATTGCACCGGGCCTGAGACGCAGATCATAGAGGCGCATGGCCGCTACATGATCCCGGGCCTCTGCGACGCCCATATGCATATTGAATCCGGCATGCTGACCCCGGCGGAATTCGCCCGCGCGGTGATCCCGCATGGCACCACCTCGATGTTCACAGACCCGCATGAGATTGCCAATGTTCTGGGTCTGGACGGGGTGCGCTATATGCATGACGAGGCGCTGATGCAGCCCGTCAGCATATTCACCCAGATGCCGAGCTGCGCGCCGTCGGCGCCCGGGCTGGAGACCACAGGCTATGAAATCTCTGCCGAGGACGTGGCAGAGGCAATGAACTGGCCTGGCATCATCGGCCTGGGGGAGATGATGAATTTCCCCGGCGTTGCCAATGCCGACCCCAAGATGCTGGCTGAAATCGCCGCCACCCAGCGCGCGGGCAAGACCGTGGGCGGCCATTATGCCTCTCCCGATCTTGGCCCTGACTTCGCAGCCTATGTGGCAGGCGGTCCGGCGGATGACCACGAGGGCACCTGCGAGGCCGACGCCATTGCACGGGTCCGCCAGGGGATGCGGTCGATGATGCGGCTGGGCTCGGCCTGGTACGACGTCGAAAGCCAGATCACTGCGGTGACGGAAAAAGGGCTGGACCCGCGCAATTTCATCCTTTGCACCGACGACTGCCATTCCGGCACGCTGGTCAATGACGGACATATGAACCGGGTTGTGCGCCACGCGATTGCCTGCGGCTGCGATCCGGTGGTTGCCCTGCAGATGGCCACCATCAACACCGCCACCCATTTCGGGCTGGAACGCGAGATCGGCTCGATCACCCCTGGCCGCCGGGCTGACGTGATCCTGACCTCCGACTTGCGTGAATTGCCTATCGAACTGGTTGTCGCACGCGGGCAGATCGTCGCGGAATCAGGCACTATCAAGGTCGAATGCCCGCACTACACCTGGCCCGCCAGCGCCCGCGGCACAGTGCATCTGGGTCACGAACTGACGGCGAAAGACTTTGAGCTTACCGCGCCCGAGGGCGCCAATGCGGTCACCGCCAATGTGATCGGTGTTGTGGAAAACCAGGCCCCGACCAAGGCGCTGCAGGCAGAACTGCCGGTTGTGGACGGACTGGTCGAGGGCGCGGGCGATGTCTGCCAGATCGCCCTGGTCGAACGCCACCGCGCCACAGGCGGCGTCACCAACGCCTTTGTCTCCGGCTTCGGCTACACCGGCAAAATGGCGATGGCCTCAACCGTGGCGCATGACAGCCACCACATGATCGTGGTCGGCACCGACCGCAATGAGATGGCGCTGGCAGCCAACCGCCTGTCCCAAGTGGGCGGCGGCATCACCCTTTACAAGAACGGCAAGGAACTGGCCCTGGTTGAACTGCCGATTGCCGGCCTGATGTCCGACAGCCCCGCAACCGAGGTGGCTGCCAAGGCGCAAGTCATGATGGAAGCGATGGAAGCCTGCGGCTGCAGCCTGAACAACGCCTATATGCAGCACTCGTTGCTGGCGCTGGTGGTGATCCCTGAGCTGAGAATTTCCGACCTTGGCCTGGTCGACGTGCGCACTTTTCAGAAAATTCCGGTAATCGAGCCTGCTCAATGA